A single window of Drosophila suzukii chromosome 3, CBGP_Dsuzu_IsoJpt1.0, whole genome shotgun sequence DNA harbors:
- the LOC139352844 gene encoding uncharacterized protein → MDASQSAFAAVIYWKITYEDDDVQVSFVCAKTKCAPMRTITIPRLELQAPVLGTRLMDTVRQDHAVAISDIELWSGSKTMLRWIGSTLRRYKQFIGNRVAEIFGVNAGGAMEMTTVRRQCGG, encoded by the coding sequence ATGGATGCCAGTCAGTCAGCATTCGCGGCAGTGATCTACTGGAAGATCACCTATGAGGACGACGACGTACAAGTAAGTTTTGTGTGCGCAAAGACGAAGTGCGCGCCTATGCGAACGATTACGATTCCACGGCTGGAGCTGCAGGCACCTGTTCTTGGTACAAGACTGATGGACACCGTCAGGCAGGACCACGCTGTGGCCATCAGTGACATTGAATTATGGAGCGGCTCAAAGACAATGCTGCGATGGATTGGCAGTACACTCAGGCGCTACAAGCAGTTCATCGGGAACAGAGTAGCGGAAATTTTTGGAGTCAACGCAGGTGGCGCAATGGAGATGACTACCGTCCGCCGACAATGTGGCGGATGA
- the LOC139352985 gene encoding uncharacterized protein, translating to MLAAENRLEVARRSHICGLAPYLDGNGVLRAYGRIDAALCIPYSAKRPVILSHRHSLTETVVRHAHVRMKHQNVDATIAEIRTKFWITKMRRVLQGADREAKKFAEVFEPERIQIKLSSKGIDWIFNCPANASVGQGLQGPGRLFEKD from the exons ATGCTGGCCGCTGAGAATAGACTGGAAGTCGCTAGACGCAGCCACATTTGTGGACTGGCGCCATACCTAGATGGCAACGGAGTCTTGCGAGCTTACGGCAGGATTGATGCGGCGCTGTGTATACCCTACAGCGCAAAGAGGCCAGTGATCCTTTCGCACCGGCACAGCCTAACAGAGACGGTTGTGCGCCATGCCCATGTGAGGATGAAGCATCAGAACGTGGATGCTACGATCGCGGAGATCCGGACCAAGTTCTGGATAACGAAAATGAGACGAGTTCTACAGGGAGCTGATAGAGAGGCCAAGAAGTTTGCGGAGGTATTTGAACCCGAGAGGATCCAGATAAAGCTGTCGAGCAAAGGGATTGACTGGATCTTCAATTGCCCAGCGAACGC gagcgttggccaaggactCCAAGGACCCGGACGCCTTTTTGAGAAAgactaa